A genomic segment from Glycine soja cultivar W05 chromosome 18, ASM419377v2, whole genome shotgun sequence encodes:
- the LOC114396804 gene encoding CBL-interacting serine/threonine-protein kinase 14-like, translated as MREAQNDTVATEFATTTNDEEVPSGVVLFGKYELRRLLGVGAFAKVYHATSVDDTHQSVALKAVSKNKVLNGGFAANVEREISIMRRLHHPNIINLFEVLATKTKIYFVMEFAAGGELFHEVAGKGRLTEETARFYFRQLISAVKHCHSRGVFHRDLKLDNLLLDEDGNLKVSDFGLSAVTGQIRPDGLLHTVCGTPTYVAPEILAKRGYDGAKVDLWSCGVVLFALIAGYLPFNDYNPSVLYRKIYRGQFRFPRWISHDLRFLLSRLLDTNPKTRITVDEIYKDTWFNADGEYRFNRVLVKESECEKQLGRTGFKSLNAFDLISFSTGLDMSGLFEDPTGSNLVERVVSTVVPEKIMERVEAMTEEGRVVVRREKNGGGAKLEGQDGNLIGIVVVYQLTDELVVVEMKRSEKGGGFGGQFWKDKLRPLLLELASELEEPVSR; from the coding sequence ATGCGAGAGGCGCAGAACGACACCGTTGCAACAGAATTCGCAACGACAACAAACGACGAGGAGGTTCCGTCCGGCGTCGTTTTGTTCGGGAAGTACGAGTTGCGAAGGTTGCTGGGAGTTGGCGCATTCGCGAAGGTGTACCACGCGACGAGCGTGGACGACACGCACCAGAGCGTGGCGTTGAAGGCCGTGAGCAAGAACAAGGTCCTGAACGGAGGCTTCGCCGCCAACGTGGAGCGCGAGATCTCCATCATGCGCCGCCTCCACCACCCCAACATCATTAACCTCTTCGAAGTACTCGCgaccaaaacaaaaatctaCTTCGTCATGGAGTTCGCCGCCGGCGGGGAGCTCTTCCACGAGGTCGCCGGGAAGGGACGGCTCACGGAGGAAACCGCCAGATTTTACTTCCGGCAGCTGATCTCCGCCGTGAAGCACTGCCACTCCCGCGGCGTCTTCCACCGCGACCTCAAGCTCGACAACCTCTTACTCGACGAGGATGGGAACCTTAAGGTCTCCGATTTCGGGTTGAGTGCGGTCACGGGTCAGATCCGACCCGACGGGCTGTTGCACACGGTTTGTGGAACCCCTACCTACGTGGCGCCCGAGATTCTTGCGAAGAGAGGCTACGATGGCGCCAAGGTGGATCTTTGGTCGTGCGGCGTCGTTTTGTTCGCGCTCATTGCTGGCTATTTACCCTTCAATGACTACAATCCCTCCGTTCTGTATAGGAAGATTTACCGCGGTCAATTCCGGTTCCCGAGGTGGATATCACATGATCTGAGATTCCTCTTATCACGACTTTTGGACACAAATCCCAAGACAAGGATAACCGTCGATGAGATCTATAAGGACACGTGGTTCAATGCAGATGGCGAGTATCGGTTCAACCGGGTTTTGGTCAAGGAGAGTGAGTGTGAAAAGCAATTAGGTCGAACCGGATTCAAGTCTTTGAATGCTTTCGacttaatttctttctcaaCCGGGTTGGATATGTCGGGTCTTTTTGAGGACCCGACCGGATCGAATTTGGTCGAACGGGTTGTTTCGACAGTGGTGCCAGAGAAAATTATGGAGAGAGTGGAGGCAATGACGGAGGAGGGAAGGGTGGTGGTGAGAAGGGAGAAGAATGGTGGTGGAGCAAAGCTAGAAGGGCAGGATGGTAATTTGATTGGTATTGTTGTGGTTTACCAATTAACCGATGAGCTGGTGGTGGTTGAAAtgaaaagaagtgaaaagggagGGGGGTTTGGGGGGCAGTTTTGGAAAGATAAACTGCGGCCACTGCTTCTTGAATTGGCAAGTGAATTGGAAGAGCCGGTCTCTCGGTGA